The Bacteroidia bacterium genomic interval TCAGGTTGTTCTGCTTTTTTCTTTTTGGAAGCTTTTTTGCCTCTCCTGTTTTTCTCTGGCAAAGGACCCAAAATGAGTTTTTCTTCATCCAAAGCTTTAAGTGTACCTTTTTCGACTTCGCCAGAACTCAGAATTATCTTGAGATGGCGGCCAACATTTTTGGTATACTGTCGATGTAGCTTGAGGGGATAACCTACCCCCGGAGAGGAGACTTCCAAAAGATACTGTTGAGACATAGATTCTTCCTCCTCCAGTTCCCTTCCAATATTCCGGCTGATCTTTGCACATTCTGCCAGACTTACTCCAGCATCAGTATCTACCTTAATATTGAGAACTCTCCGTTTGTTTTTATTCAATACTACATCTACCAAATAAGCTCCTGGGACGCTGTATTCTACGATTTCCTGGATCTTATTGCGCAAGTCTTCTGTCAACATATCTAGCAAAAAAATGAGGGAGTGAAACTCCCTCAGTCATTAAAGTCTCGCACGACGCTGCAAATGTAGGGAATTTTTTCTTCATTTTCAAAAATCTTAAGCTCTTAGGAAATTATTTCAGAGGAAGTGTTTGGGATTCACGATATAAGGAGTGTTATTTGCGCCTCACCCCTGAAAGACCATGATCAGAAGCCTCCTTCGCGGATTCAATTCTTATAAAAAGGACCTGAAAGAGACCCTGTATCTATCCGGGCCTGTTATTGTCGCTCAACTGGGTCTCGTCCTTATGGGAGTGATCGACAATATCATGATCGGCAATATTGAAAATATTGGTCATGAATTGCTTTCAGCAGCCTCTTTAGGTAACAGCATCTATTTTATTGTCGGAGTCTTAGGGATCGGGATTACTTTTGCGATTTCTCCCCTTGTTGCGGAAGCAGATGCGGCAGGAGAAGTCTCACAATGTGGTCTGTATCTACGGCAGGGAGTATTGGCCAGCTTGATCAGTGGGATATTGCTTTGTCTCATTATGCTGGGCCTCACGTACCTTCTCCCTTATATGGACCAACCGGAGCAGGACGTCCGCCTGGGCACACCTTATCTACACATCATCAATGTTTCCCTGATACCGATGATGCTTTTCCTTGCATATAAGCAATTTTCTGATGGGCTTTCCTTTACCAAAGCTGCGATGTATGTAACGCTTTTCGGCTTGATTTTCAATGTAGGAGTGAACTGGCTATTGATTTACGGGAATTGGGGGTTTCCTCGCTTGGAATTGATAGGGGCAGGGATAGGTACCTTGAGTAGTAGAATTTTCATGTTAATACTTATCGCGATCTATATCAATTATACGCCTCGATTTAAAATATATAAGCCCCGATTGAATTTTCGAGAATGGCGAGGAGACATCATGAAGAAAATATTTGAGATCGGTTTGCCCTCTGGATTTCAGTATTTCTTTGAAGTGGGAGCCTTTGGAGGAGCAGTTATTATAATAGGTTGGATTGGGATAAATGAAAGGTCTGCCCATCAGATTGTCATCAATATGGCTGGCGCTACCTATATGTTGGTTTCCGGTTTAGCGGCAGGCGCTGCGATCCGGGTCGGCAATGCATTAGGCCGAAAGGACCTTCCCGGCATGCGAAAAGCAGGCTTTGCAGGTATTTATTTAAGTGCATTTATCATGTTCCTTGCGGCCATTGCTTTTATTACGGGCAAAAATTGGTTGCCCAGCCTCTATGTGGATGATGTTGAAGTATTGTTGATCTCTGCTCAACTCATGCTTATAGGAGGTCTTTTCCAGATATTTGATGGGGTTCAGGCGGTTGGTCTTTCCATTCTAAGAGGTATGCAGGATGTACGTGTGCCTACCATAGTGGCTTTCATTAGTTACTGGATCATTGCTTTGCCAGTTGGCTATCTACTTGCTTTCAATTATGAGATGGGGGTCAATGGAATATGGTATGGATTTGTTTTTGGACTCTTTGTCGCTTCCGTAGGACTTGTATTTCGTTTTCATCAACTTACTCGCAAAGCTAAACTGGCTTAGCTTTTTGAAATATGAGTTGTGAATATTAATCAGGAATTCTTTTTTTGCCTAGCATGCTGAAAGAATACATCAGCCTTTTACGGCCACATCAGTATATCAAGAATCTCTTCCTTTTTTTGCCGGCTTTTTTCTCCCTGCAAATTATAGAAGCAGAGGTGGTAATACGAACCAGTATTGCCTTCATAGCTTATTGCTGTATGGCTAGCGCAGTGTACATTCTGAATGATTACAAAGACATAGAAGCCGATCGAGAACATCCCGTGAAGCGTTTCAGGCCTTTAGCTGCCGGTACAATAAAAACTCCGACAGCCTTCTTCCTGATGAGCAGTCTGATTATCATTGGATTTCTACTTAGTATATATCTGGGGAAAAGCGTTTTCTATCTGCTTACGGCTTATGTCTTTATCAATGTTTTATATTCTTTTAAACTGAAACATATAGCTGTTGTCGATATTTTTATTATCGCCCTGGGATTTGTGACACGAATAGCTGTGGGTGCTTATGCAGCTCCTACTCCTATTCCTTATTCCAAGTGGATTGTTCTGATGACTTTTCTGGGGGCTTTGTTTTTGGCGCTGGCGAAAAGAAGGGATGATGTCTTGCTCGCGGCTCAGGGACAAAAGGTGCGAAAGTCTATAGATGGCTATAATCTGGAATTTATCAATGGAGCAATGATGATCATGGCATCCGTATTGATCGTCGGTTATATATCATATACGATCGCTCCGGAAATCCAGGAAAACTTTGGGAGTGAATATTTATACCTGACTGTTGCCTTTGTGATTTTGGGAGTTCTACGGTATTTGCAGATCACTTTTGTAGAGGAAAGGAGTGGGAATCCTACCCAAATTTTATTGACAGATCTCTTTCTGCAGATTACGATTGTTGCCTGGCTCCTTAGCTTTGTCTTTTTGATTTACTAGGCATCCACCATTCCCGGGACCAATACTTTTTCTCCAAGACTTTCAAGCTCTTCCAGCAGTTTAGAAGTAGAGGAGTTCCAAGTCAGCCTGTTAGCCAATTGTTGCATGTGTTTACCCTGATCGAAATGGGATTGTTTTACTGCTTTATGCAAGGCAGTAAGGAGCTGACTGTGATTGCTAAAATAGGATGCTTCACCTTCAGTTAAGCTTCGGGAGAAACTACTATTAAAGCAAAGAACATAAATCCCCATTTTCATAGCTTCCAACAAATTCAATCTGGCTTTTACCGTAGGTTCCAGATGAATGTACATATAGGCAGCTGCAATATATGGCTCATATTTTTGCGTTGGCTCGATAAAATGGATATGCGTGTATTCCTGATAGGCCTTTAATTCTTCAGATAATTGCTCATACTCCTTCTCCAGAATCATATAATAATCATACTTGGGATACTGGGCGAAAGATTTGAGTGCTATGAGCGCCTGGGAGGATGAAGCAGGCATAAAGGATACAGCATATTTCTTTTGAGGGATGAAAGCCTCTTCATGGATTTCGTCTATATGATCTGCACCATAAGAAATGAGCTTGGTTTCCTCTCCATATTCCTCCTTGAAAAAGGAACGGGCCTGTTCATTGTCCACAAATACCCTATCAGAAAATTTAAGGGTCAGTCTTTCAGAAATTCTTTCCCACAATCTGTATCGATAGTTTTTTCTATCGGTTCTTTTATGTCTGTAGTGGATTTGGGTAAAAAGCTTTGCACGTGAAAATAGGCGAATCAAGGGAAGTATTAAACCTGCGTCTTTACCCATGACATATACGATGTCTTTTCCCAAGGAAGCAAAGAAACAAGCCATCAGAAAATTGAGGTATTTGATCAATGATCCCAGTAGTGGGAGGGAAGTTCTGAAAGAAAATCTTTGAGGGGGGGAAACGATAACAAGCTTGGCTTTTAAGTTTGGCTCAATAGCTCTGGCCATTTCCATTGCAATTCGTTCAAAACCCAAAGATTGGGTTTGCGATTTTTGAACGATAAAGACAATTTCTTTGAATGAGCTCATGTGTTCTTGTAATGGGGAAAAGCTTGTGTTGTGCTACGAAATTAGAATCAGCTTACAACTTTCCAGCATCATTAGCTGGCAAAAACAAACATGTGACGCTTCTTGGGAAAATCTTACACGGGCTGGAATATTACTTAATTAAAGCCTCAAATGAAGCAAAAATTAAATTCTTAAAGGACTCAGTTTTCGATTTTGAATAAAGACTTTGTAGAATTTTCAATTTTCTTAACATGCCTGCTTCAGATTTTTCAGTGAAATTTGATTTACTCATAAACAAAAAGCCCAGATCTTCATCTGAGCTTTTTGTTTATAATTTATGCTGTACTTATTCTTTCACAAGCTTCTGAACCCAGGTAAGACCTGCGATTTTTACTTTCAGCAGGTATATCCCTTTGTTTGCAGAGCTAAGATCCATTTCCACCCGATCTTTCAGATAGGTATCCGCTGATCTACTCCATATTCTTCTTCCCGGAAGATCGAAGATTTCAATTTCTACTTCCTCACGTTTCAGCAAATCCATATCAAGTACAAAGTTTCCTGCACTCGGATTCGGGAAGACTGTTAACTCTCCAATATTGGCGAGGTCTTCTTCAATACCGACAATGCCCGTCGCTTCAATTTCCGCAGTCGCAATATCAGTACAGCCACCTGCAGCCTCAACGGTCAATGTAACTGTATATTTACCTGCCAGGGTATAGTCATGAGAAGGACTTTGATCTGTGCTAGTAGTACCATCTCCAA includes:
- a CDS encoding UbiA prenyltransferase family protein, whose product is MLKEYISLLRPHQYIKNLFLFLPAFFSLQIIEAEVVIRTSIAFIAYCCMASAVYILNDYKDIEADREHPVKRFRPLAAGTIKTPTAFFLMSSLIIIGFLLSIYLGKSVFYLLTAYVFINVLYSFKLKHIAVVDIFIIALGFVTRIAVGAYAAPTPIPYSKWIVLMTFLGALFLALAKRRDDVLLAAQGQKVRKSIDGYNLEFINGAMMIMASVLIVGYISYTIAPEIQENFGSEYLYLTVAFVILGVLRYLQITFVEERSGNPTQILLTDLFLQITIVAWLLSFVFLIY
- a CDS encoding MATE family efflux transporter, which codes for MIRSLLRGFNSYKKDLKETLYLSGPVIVAQLGLVLMGVIDNIMIGNIENIGHELLSAASLGNSIYFIVGVLGIGITFAISPLVAEADAAGEVSQCGLYLRQGVLASLISGILLCLIMLGLTYLLPYMDQPEQDVRLGTPYLHIINVSLIPMMLFLAYKQFSDGLSFTKAAMYVTLFGLIFNVGVNWLLIYGNWGFPRLELIGAGIGTLSSRIFMLILIAIYINYTPRFKIYKPRLNFREWRGDIMKKIFEIGLPSGFQYFFEVGAFGGAVIIIGWIGINERSAHQIVINMAGATYMLVSGLAAGAAIRVGNALGRKDLPGMRKAGFAGIYLSAFIMFLAAIAFITGKNWLPSLYVDDVEVLLISAQLMLIGGLFQIFDGVQAVGLSILRGMQDVRVPTIVAFISYWIIALPVGYLLAFNYEMGVNGIWYGFVFGLFVASVGLVFRFHQLTRKAKLA